In the genome of Phragmites australis chromosome 9, lpPhrAust1.1, whole genome shotgun sequence, the window TACTAACTTTCTTTCTTTTAGATTTATATGATGCCAGAGGGAAACAAAAAGAAGGAGCTGCGCCTTTACCGTGCTACTAAGTTTCCTCTTGAATGGACATTGGACAAGGTGCTAGTTAATAAGCCGCTTATTGATGCCTCATTAATCCAATATGAAGGATACTGGTGGTTATTTGCCTCAGATTTTACACGGTATGGCGTCGAGAAGAACGCGGAGCTTGAAATTTGGTACAGTAACTCTCCTCTTGGTCCTTGGACCGAGCACAAGCAAAACCCTATTTACAAATCAGACAAAAGTTTGGGTGCTCGAAACGGTGGGAGGCTCTTCATTTTTGAAGGGTCATTGTATCGCCCTGGTCAGGATTGCAGTGGTACCTATGGACGGAAGGTTAAGTTGTACAAAGTTGAAAAGCTAAGCAAAGAAGAATACAAAGAGGTCCCTGTAAATCTTGGGATTTACGAGTCAAAGAAAGGGAGAAATGCTTGGAATGGCATGAGGTACCATCACATGGATGCGCAACAACTTGCGTCTGGTGGATGGATTGCTGTAATGGATGGTGATCGTATCCCTTCAGGCGATTCAACACGGCGTCGTCTCTTTGGTTACATAGGTTTCTTGTTAGCCATTGCTCTTGTCATTTTTGTGGGCTTCGTGAAAGGCGCAATCAGTTGCTACATTCCTCCAAGTTTTTTGGTTCCTCTGACAAGGAGAAATGAATTATCTCGTATCTTGCCTCTGCACCGCTTCAATCAGAAAGTCCGCAGATATTTGACATGTATCGGCAGATATATCTCTGCTACCAAAACAAGGCTCAATGGAAAAACTTGGTCCAACATGCTGTTCTTTTGTGTAGTTGCTCTAATCGGTGTTGTGAATGTCTTCATTGCTGTGCATTTCTTATGTGGTGGCAATGGTGCTGAAGAGGCATATACATATCAAGGGCAACACTCTCAATTCACGATGGTCACCATGACATATGAAGCTCGTCTCTGGAACTTGAAATTATTTGTTGAACACTACTCCAGATGTGAGTCAGTTAGGGAGATAGTTGTCGTCTGGAACAAAGGTAACCCTCCAAGCAGTGACGCCTTTGATTCTACTGTTCCTGTCAGGATACGAGTTGAAGATATCAATTCTCTTAACAACCGATTTAGGGTTGACCCTTTGATAAAGACTTGGGCTGTTTTTGAACTGGATGATGATATCATGATGACTTGCACTGACTTAGAGAAAGGATTTAGAGTCTGGAGAGAACACCCTGAGCGGATGGTGGGCTTTTACCCTCGGATGATAGATGGCAGCCCTTTGCAATACAGGAATGAGAGATATGCTAGGGGTAAGAAGGGGTACAATCTGATCCTCACAGGTGCTGCTTTCATGGACAGTGAGTTCGCTTTCAAGAAGTACTGGAGCGAGGAAGCTCGCGAAGGGAGAGACTATGTGCATAAGAATTTCAACTGTGAGGACTTGCTCATGAATTTTCTGTATGCAAATGCAAGCTCCGCGAGGACCGTGGAGTATGTCCACCCGGCATGGGCTATCGACACATCGAAGCTTTCTTCTGTTGCAATTAGCCGAGACACACAGAAGCACTATGATATCAGAACAAATTGCTTGGCAAAGTTCTCCTCAATATATGGTTCCCTCCCTCAGAAATGGGAGTTTGGCATGCGAGAAGATGGATGGGACAAATAGTCTCACAAGTGCGGAATACACAACAAACCAGCACCTGCTTGTTGAAGATTTTTTTGTTGCTCCCACGAAAAGTTTTGCAGCATGGGGAAAGTTATATATAACCTTTTTGGTAGAGGTCTTGATTCATGATGTACGTATTATATTCGGCTAGAATTATGTAGATCAAGAGATGTTCAAGATGGATCATTGTTCAAATCTTTTAAAGTCGATGTTGAAATAGACCAAATGCTGTGCAGTACCTGTGAACTGTTAAGTACAACAGGAGTTTGCAAATTGTGTCCTGGGAAGTTCAAATTGTTCGGTTCCTTTTTCTGCGTAGCTGGTGTACATCTTCCTTTCTAAGCTTGGGCTAACGTCCTGGCGTCCTGGGGCTTGCGTTGCGTTTTTCTTTTCGCGTCTTTTGTAACATAAGAATTTTGCTACAACACTtgattgttttttaatctttcagTCACATGCGAATgggttaattaattttttatcactCTAGCTGATAGCATACTCCCAATAGCCACTCTCTCAAGTTGCTAAAAAAGCCATGTGGGCCCTACTGATTACTGCTCATTTGCCACTGTTGCTTGTTAGCCCATCATGTGTCCTTTTCATTTGTTTGCTGTGCCAACGTGGATAATCACTAGAAATGATCACTCTGCCCTCTCTAGGTTTATCCTCTTCCTCTGGCTATGGCTAGCCGGGCGCCCAAGGCTTCCTctaaagacgtccaaatgggccgtgcctactgggccggcccgaggcacggcactgtaggcacggcccgattaccgacgggccgggccggcacggcacgacgccacgggccgtgcctgggccgagcgcgcggcacgacgggccggcacggcacggcccagtcAAGTCGGGCCGGCATGGACACGGCCCagcccgggccggcacggcccggcacggtccggcctggcactattttctattttttatttatatttttaatttttaagctatttttaaatatttttatctatatttttatatttttatctattttctatatatttttatgtatttttttattttttatattttttatctatttcggcccgtcgggccgaaatcgtgcccgggccggcccggcacggcacagtcaccgacgggccgtgtcgtgggccgaggggaaggcacgcgggccggcacgacacggctcgttactgtagatgggccgtttgggccgtgctgtagccgggccgtgccgagtcgggcccgtgccggcccggcacgaacggcccatttggccatgtttaGCTTCCTCTGTGCGCTGGGCTACAACTTTGTGGAGTCACTCCCGCAAGAGGGGGGAAGCAGTAGGATGAAGGAGCTATGAGGGCGGCTTACAGACTGCGCCTGCCACCACCAGAAGCACGACCATGACGCATTGCTCTGCAAGCTTGTTGGGTTCACGCTCCTCTCCTGCCTCTTGCTACTGCTCCAAGGCAACCCTGTCTCCAATGCCATGGACGAGTTGTTGCAGCTCGGGAGGAGGATGCAACATGACGAGGAGGTTGCTCCTATGCCGTAGTGCGTGAACATGGCCAACAATACCATCTACTGCGACCGCACCGCGCTCCGCACTGACGTCTGCATCATGTGCGGGGACGTTCGCA includes:
- the LOC133929316 gene encoding glucosamine inositolphosphorylceramide transferase 1-like isoform X2, coding for MGDWDVLREEPPRAPAHRAGRSNVNSSAWPVANPVLTCASATEAGYPSNFVADPFLYIEGDTLFLFFETKMTTSMQGDIGVARSFDQGATWEFLGIALDEAWHLSYPFVFKYENEIYMMPEGNKKKELRLYRATKFPLEWTLDKVLVNKPLIDASLIQYEGYWWLFASDFTRYGVEKNAELEIWYSNSPLGPWTEHKQNPIYKSDKSLGARNGGRLFIFEGSLYRPGQDCSGTYGRKVKLYKVEKLSKEEYKEVPVNLGIYESKKGRNAWNGMRYHHMDAQQLASGGWIAVMDGDRIPSGDSTRRRLFGYIGFLLAIALVIFVGFVKGAISCYIPPSFLVPLTRRNELSRILPLHRFNQKVRRYLTCIGRYISATKTRLNGKTWSNMLFFCVVALIGVVNVFIAVHFLCGGNGAEEAYTYQGQHSQFTMVTMTYEARLWNLKLFVEHYSRCESVREIVVVWNKGNPPSSDAFDSTVPVRIRVEDINSLNNRFRVDPLIKTWAVFELDDDIMMTCTDLEKGFRVWREHPERMVGFYPRMIDGSPLQYRNERYARGKKGYNLILTGAAFMDSEFAFKKYWSEEAREGRDYVHKNFNCEDLLMNFLYANASSARTVEYVHPAWAIDTSKLSSVAISRDTQKHYDIRTNCLAKFSSIYGSLPQKWEFGMREDGWDK
- the LOC133929316 gene encoding glucosamine inositolphosphorylceramide transferase 1-like isoform X1, with amino-acid sequence MAGRRGAMRPASSMRALMARSPAASFLLAAAAAAALVGGVYFWVVVASFRLPDSSAVGCRPDGEGSWAIGMYYGKSPLELRPIELEGRSNVNSSAWPVANPVLTCASATEAGYPSNFVADPFLYIEGDTLFLFFETKMTTSMQGDIGVARSFDQGATWEFLGIALDEAWHLSYPFVFKYENEIYMMPEGNKKKELRLYRATKFPLEWTLDKVLVNKPLIDASLIQYEGYWWLFASDFTRYGVEKNAELEIWYSNSPLGPWTEHKQNPIYKSDKSLGARNGGRLFIFEGSLYRPGQDCSGTYGRKVKLYKVEKLSKEEYKEVPVNLGIYESKKGRNAWNGMRYHHMDAQQLASGGWIAVMDGDRIPSGDSTRRRLFGYIGFLLAIALVIFVGFVKGAISCYIPPSFLVPLTRRNELSRILPLHRFNQKVRRYLTCIGRYISATKTRLNGKTWSNMLFFCVVALIGVVNVFIAVHFLCGGNGAEEAYTYQGQHSQFTMVTMTYEARLWNLKLFVEHYSRCESVREIVVVWNKGNPPSSDAFDSTVPVRIRVEDINSLNNRFRVDPLIKTWAVFELDDDIMMTCTDLEKGFRVWREHPERMVGFYPRMIDGSPLQYRNERYARGKKGYNLILTGAAFMDSEFAFKKYWSEEAREGRDYVHKNFNCEDLLMNFLYANASSARTVEYVHPAWAIDTSKLSSVAISRDTQKHYDIRTNCLAKFSSIYGSLPQKWEFGMREDGWDK
- the LOC133929316 gene encoding glucosamine inositolphosphorylceramide transferase 1-like isoform X3, with protein sequence MTTSMQGDIGVARSFDQGATWEFLGIALDEAWHLSYPFVFKYENEIYMMPEGNKKKELRLYRATKFPLEWTLDKVLVNKPLIDASLIQYEGYWWLFASDFTRYGVEKNAELEIWYSNSPLGPWTEHKQNPIYKSDKSLGARNGGRLFIFEGSLYRPGQDCSGTYGRKVKLYKVEKLSKEEYKEVPVNLGIYESKKGRNAWNGMRYHHMDAQQLASGGWIAVMDGDRIPSGDSTRRRLFGYIGFLLAIALVIFVGFVKGAISCYIPPSFLVPLTRRNELSRILPLHRFNQKVRRYLTCIGRYISATKTRLNGKTWSNMLFFCVVALIGVVNVFIAVHFLCGGNGAEEAYTYQGQHSQFTMVTMTYEARLWNLKLFVEHYSRCESVREIVVVWNKGNPPSSDAFDSTVPVRIRVEDINSLNNRFRVDPLIKTWAVFELDDDIMMTCTDLEKGFRVWREHPERMVGFYPRMIDGSPLQYRNERYARGKKGYNLILTGAAFMDSEFAFKKYWSEEAREGRDYVHKNFNCEDLLMNFLYANASSARTVEYVHPAWAIDTSKLSSVAISRDTQKHYDIRTNCLAKFSSIYGSLPQKWEFGMREDGWDK